The Pseudomonas sp. TH06 genome has a window encoding:
- a CDS encoding FdhF/YdeP family oxidoreductase: MSQHHQADQKPVPRYKPYKGAAGGWGALISVAQAWLTSDNALKNLRMMLKTNQNGGFDCPGCAWGDSPESGMVKFCENGAKAVNWEATKRRVDAKFFAKHSVTSLLEQSDYWLEYQGRLTEPMVYDAETDRYKAISWDDAYALIGKHLQGLSSPDQAEFYTSGRASNEAAYLYQLFVRAYGTNNFPDCSNMCHEASGVALAQSVGVGKGTVTFDDFEHADAIFVWGQNPGTNHPRMLEPLREAVKRGAQVACVNPLKERGLERFQHPQHPIEMLTNGDKPTNTAYFRPALGGDMAVLRGMAKFLLQWERDAQKAGAPAVFDHDFLNAHSANVLEYLGVVDDTPWEQIVAQSGLTLVEIEQAARMYAKGKNVIMCWAMGITQHRHSVPTIQEIANLMLLRGNIGKPGAGLCPVRGHSNVQGDRTMGINERPPVAFLDSLERRFQFKVPRHNGHNVVEAIHAMAEGRAKVFIGLGGNFAQATPDSPRTFEALSNCDLTVQISTKLNRSHLAHGKDALILPCLGRTDIDIQTEGPQAVTVEDSFSMVHASNGQLQPLSNQMRSEPSIIAGIAAATLGSKPVDWNWLVADYGRIRELIADTIPNFKEFNEKIKNPGGFYLGNSAGARKWNTPSGRANFRANLLPKDLVHERTRATGQLPDLILQSMRSHDQYNTTIYGLDDRYRGVKGQRDVLFANEADIIRLGFRPGQKADIVSIWDDGRERRVKGFTLLAFDIPAGQAAAYYPEVNPLVPLESTGDGSHTPTSKFIAIRLEAASETGLIMAKSA; encoded by the coding sequence GTGAGCCAACATCATCAAGCCGACCAGAAACCTGTCCCGCGCTACAAGCCCTATAAAGGCGCAGCCGGCGGCTGGGGTGCCCTGATCAGTGTGGCTCAGGCCTGGTTGACCAGCGACAACGCGCTGAAAAACCTGCGCATGATGCTCAAGACCAATCAGAACGGCGGCTTCGACTGCCCGGGTTGTGCGTGGGGCGATTCGCCGGAAAGCGGCATGGTCAAGTTCTGCGAGAACGGCGCCAAAGCGGTGAACTGGGAAGCGACCAAACGTCGTGTGGACGCCAAGTTCTTCGCCAAGCACAGCGTGACTTCATTGCTGGAACAGAGCGATTACTGGCTCGAATATCAGGGTCGCCTGACCGAGCCGATGGTCTACGACGCCGAAACCGACCGCTACAAAGCGATCAGTTGGGACGATGCTTACGCGCTGATCGGCAAACACCTGCAAGGCTTGTCGAGCCCGGATCAGGCCGAGTTCTACACTTCGGGCCGCGCCAGCAACGAAGCGGCGTACCTGTATCAGTTGTTCGTGCGCGCCTACGGCACCAACAACTTCCCTGATTGCTCGAACATGTGTCACGAGGCCAGCGGTGTCGCACTGGCGCAAAGTGTCGGCGTCGGCAAAGGCACCGTGACCTTCGACGATTTCGAACACGCTGACGCGATTTTCGTCTGGGGCCAGAACCCTGGCACCAACCACCCGCGCATGCTTGAACCGCTGCGTGAAGCGGTGAAACGCGGCGCTCAGGTGGCCTGCGTCAATCCGCTGAAAGAGCGCGGTCTGGAGCGTTTCCAGCATCCGCAACACCCGATCGAAATGCTCACCAACGGCGACAAACCGACCAACACCGCCTACTTCCGTCCGGCACTCGGCGGCGACATGGCCGTGCTGCGCGGCATGGCCAAGTTCCTCCTGCAGTGGGAGCGCGACGCGCAGAAGGCCGGTGCGCCAGCGGTGTTCGATCACGACTTCCTCAATGCCCACAGCGCCAACGTACTGGAGTACCTCGGCGTCGTCGACGACACGCCGTGGGAACAGATTGTCGCGCAGTCCGGCCTGACCCTCGTGGAGATCGAGCAAGCCGCGCGCATGTACGCCAAAGGCAAAAACGTGATTATGTGCTGGGCGATGGGCATCACCCAGCACCGCCATTCGGTGCCGACTATCCAGGAAATCGCCAACTTGATGCTGCTGCGCGGCAACATCGGCAAGCCGGGCGCCGGCCTGTGCCCGGTGCGCGGCCACAGTAACGTGCAGGGCGACCGCACGATGGGCATCAACGAACGTCCGCCCGTGGCGTTCCTCGATTCGCTTGAGCGGCGCTTCCAGTTCAAGGTGCCACGTCACAACGGCCACAACGTGGTCGAGGCAATCCATGCGATGGCCGAGGGCCGCGCCAAAGTCTTTATCGGTCTGGGCGGCAACTTCGCCCAAGCCACGCCGGACAGCCCACGCACGTTCGAGGCGCTGAGCAATTGCGACCTGACCGTGCAGATCAGCACCAAACTCAACCGCAGCCACTTGGCTCACGGCAAAGACGCGTTGATCCTGCCGTGCCTCGGTCGTACCGACATCGACATCCAGACCGAAGGTCCGCAAGCGGTCACCGTGGAAGACTCGTTCAGCATGGTCCACGCCTCCAACGGTCAGTTGCAGCCGCTGTCGAACCAGATGCGTTCGGAGCCATCGATCATTGCCGGCATCGCCGCCGCCACCCTTGGCAGCAAACCGGTGGACTGGAACTGGCTGGTGGCCGATTACGGGCGTATCCGCGAGTTGATTGCCGACACCATCCCGAACTTCAAGGAGTTCAACGAGAAGATCAAGAATCCGGGCGGTTTCTACCTCGGCAACAGCGCCGGTGCGCGCAAGTGGAATACGCCGTCAGGCCGCGCCAATTTCCGCGCGAACCTGTTGCCGAAAGACCTCGTGCACGAACGCACCCGCGCCACCGGGCAACTGCCGGATCTGATCCTGCAATCGATGCGCTCCCACGATCAGTACAACACCACGATTTACGGCCTCGACGACCGTTATCGCGGGGTCAAAGGTCAGCGTGACGTGTTGTTCGCCAACGAGGCCGACATCATTCGCCTGGGCTTCCGGCCCGGGCAGAAGGCTGACATCGTGTCGATCTGGGACGATGGTCGCGAGCGTCGCGTGAAGGGCTTCACGCTGTTGGCGTTTGATATTCCTGCCGGGCAGGCTGCTGCGTATTACCCGGAAGTGAATCCGCTGGTGCCGCTGGAAAGCACTGGGGATGGCAGTCATACGCCGACCTCCAAATTCATTGCGATCCGCCTGGAAGCGGCGAGTGAGACCGGGTTGATCATGGCCAAGTCTGCTTAA
- the yrfG gene encoding GMP/IMP nucleotidase: MPSLPWSDIDTVLLDMDGTLLDLHFDNHFWLEHLPQRYAELHGVSRAMAEMELQPLFERHAGQLQWYCLDFWSTELKLSVRELKQETAHLIALRPDADTFLEALKRAGKRVIMITNAHRDSLSLKLERIELAPYFERLISSHDYGFPKENPQFWDALQADIDFDPARSLFIDDTLPILRSARDFGVAHLLAVKEPDSRKGPKDTAEFDAVEDYRELISGL; the protein is encoded by the coding sequence ATGCCTTCATTACCCTGGTCCGACATCGATACCGTTCTGCTGGACATGGACGGCACGCTGCTGGATCTGCACTTCGACAACCATTTCTGGCTCGAACACCTGCCCCAGCGTTACGCCGAACTGCACGGGGTCAGCCGGGCCATGGCCGAGATGGAGTTGCAGCCGCTGTTCGAGCGCCATGCCGGACAATTGCAGTGGTACTGCCTGGACTTCTGGAGCACAGAGTTGAAGCTGTCGGTGCGCGAACTGAAACAGGAAACCGCGCACCTGATCGCCTTGCGCCCGGATGCGGATACGTTTCTGGAGGCACTCAAACGGGCCGGCAAACGGGTGATCATGATCACCAACGCGCACCGTGATTCGTTATCGTTGAAGCTGGAACGGATTGAACTGGCGCCCTATTTCGAGCGTTTGATCAGCTCGCATGATTACGGTTTCCCGAAGGAGAACCCGCAGTTCTGGGACGCCCTGCAAGCGGATATCGATTTTGATCCGGCACGCAGCCTGTTTATCGACGACACCTTGCCGATTCTGCGCAGTGCGCGGGATTTCGGTGTGGCGCATTTGCTCGCCGTCAAAGAGCCCGATAGCCGCAAAGGCCCGAAAGATACCGCCGAATTTGACGCAGTCGAGGATTACCGCGAGCTGATCTCAGGCCTGTAG
- the lysM gene encoding peptidoglycan-binding protein LysM: MSLLSFVKEAGEKLIDLLTPGNANASEQLKEHISKVGLGNPNVQATVDGDKVTVTGEVASQEEKEKILLAVGNIAGVGSVDDQITVSGPVVAAARFVVVEEGDTLSAISLAVYGNANQYKKIFEANKPMLKHEDKIYPGQTLRIPE; encoded by the coding sequence ATGAGTCTTTTGAGCTTTGTGAAAGAAGCCGGTGAGAAGCTGATCGATCTGCTGACCCCGGGCAATGCCAATGCCAGCGAGCAGTTGAAGGAACACATCAGCAAGGTCGGGCTGGGCAATCCGAATGTTCAGGCGACCGTGGACGGCGACAAGGTGACGGTCACTGGTGAGGTGGCAAGTCAGGAAGAGAAAGAGAAGATTCTGCTGGCGGTGGGCAATATTGCCGGGGTTGGTAGTGTTGATGACCAGATCACCGTGAGCGGGCCGGTGGTGGCTGCTGCGCGTTTTGTCGTGGTGGAAGAAGGCGACACCCTTAGCGCGATTTCTCTGGCGGTGTATGGCAACGCCAACCAGTACAAGAAAATCTTCGAGGCGAACAAGCCGATGCTCAAGCATGAGGACAAGATCTATCCGGGGCAGACGCTGCGTATCCCTGAATAA
- the nudE gene encoding ADP compounds hydrolase NudE, which yields MRQKPTVLAREIVATSRLFCVEELKLRFSNGVERTYERLVGKGAGYGAVMIVAMLDAEHAVLVEEYCGGTDEYELSLPKGLIEPGEDVLAAAERELKEEAGFGARQLEHLTELSLSPGYMSQKIQVVLATDLYEERLEGDEPEPMRVDKVNLRELSALALNPQFSEGRALAALYLTRDLLSQRGVFSYE from the coding sequence ATGCGCCAGAAACCCACTGTACTCGCCCGCGAGATCGTCGCCACCAGTCGCCTGTTTTGCGTCGAAGAACTGAAGCTGCGTTTTTCCAATGGCGTTGAGCGCACCTACGAGCGTCTGGTCGGCAAAGGTGCGGGCTACGGCGCGGTGATGATCGTGGCGATGCTCGATGCCGAGCATGCAGTGTTGGTCGAGGAGTATTGCGGCGGCACTGACGAATACGAATTGTCCTTGCCCAAAGGCCTGATCGAGCCGGGTGAGGATGTACTGGCGGCGGCCGAGCGTGAGCTCAAGGAAGAAGCCGGTTTCGGCGCGCGGCAACTGGAGCATCTGACCGAGCTGTCGTTGTCGCCCGGTTACATGAGCCAGAAGATTCAAGTGGTACTGGCCACCGATTTGTACGAGGAACGTCTGGAGGGCGACGAGCCCGAGCCGATGCGTGTCGACAAGGTCAATCTGCGCGAGTTGTCGGCGCTGGCGCTGAATCCGCAGTTTTCCGAAGGTCGCGCCTTGGCGGCCCTTTATTTGACCCGTGACCTGCTGAGTCAGCGCGGTGTTTTCAGTTATGAGTGA
- a CDS encoding polysaccharide deacetylase: MHWLRMAAILLLGLGTCRLAMASDVGNAWVLDRLDRTDWPEALISQASMDTASRGEVLMFAKALLASEALDEEGLELRLGVPHVQLKSIRHVRDGLWEGLLSTYRNASQSCDEQPFCPRVRSVADLRQLAAAFTGDISPAHALWASKSQGVHEQMLNEQLRVAVLRP; this comes from the coding sequence ATGCACTGGCTACGAATGGCCGCAATTTTATTGCTCGGGCTGGGCACTTGCCGTTTGGCCATGGCCTCTGACGTTGGCAATGCGTGGGTGCTGGATCGCCTCGATCGCACCGATTGGCCGGAGGCACTCATCAGCCAGGCGAGCATGGACACGGCGTCGCGCGGTGAAGTGTTGATGTTCGCCAAAGCCTTGTTGGCCAGCGAAGCACTGGATGAAGAGGGGCTTGAGCTGCGACTCGGTGTGCCCCACGTGCAACTGAAGTCGATTCGCCACGTGCGCGACGGCCTCTGGGAGGGATTGCTGAGCACCTATCGCAATGCCAGTCAGAGCTGTGATGAACAACCGTTCTGCCCGCGCGTGCGCAGCGTCGCTGATCTGCGTCAGTTGGCGGCAGCGTTTACTGGCGACATCAGTCCGGCGCATGCGTTGTGGGCGAGCAAGAGCCAGGGTGTGCATGAACAGATGTTGAATGAGCAACTGCGGGTGGCGGTGTTGCGTCCCTGA
- a CDS encoding YhfG family protein, with protein sequence MTFQQKQAHYDKVRRSNYSASLSIEGFETTPADAEKPLSSRMEVLEKYRQKPD encoded by the coding sequence TTGACGTTTCAGCAAAAGCAGGCCCATTACGACAAGGTGCGCCGGTCAAACTACTCGGCTAGCCTAAGTATTGAAGGTTTTGAAACCACCCCTGCCGATGCTGAAAAGCCACTTTCCTCACGTATGGAGGTTCTCGAAAAGTACCGGCAAAAACCGGACTGA
- a CDS encoding LysR family transcriptional regulator, whose amino-acid sequence MDIKQLKFLIALDETRHFGQAAARCHITQPTLSMRLRSLEEELDLPLVNRGQRFEGFTAPGERVLAWARSVLAAYDGLHAEAAACRGNLIGTLRLGVVPLSSFDPLPLMQRLHAAHPNLRFDLSALSSEQILEHLANNRIDLGVSYLDRLDQERFESLAFSETRMGLLYDQRSFTFGEAPLSWQSLIELPLGMLTSGMHFRQSIDHNFHSRGLTPQPLLQTDAVHQLLQAVHGGFCCAIMPLDGGLEKLTDHLRLQPIENAQTLAPLGLIMRRSAPRSALAEACFALYQESPIGP is encoded by the coding sequence ATGGACATCAAGCAGCTGAAATTCCTCATCGCCCTCGACGAAACCCGCCACTTTGGCCAGGCCGCCGCACGTTGCCACATCACCCAGCCGACCCTGTCGATGCGCCTGCGCAGCCTTGAAGAAGAACTCGACCTGCCACTGGTCAACCGTGGCCAGCGTTTCGAAGGCTTTACCGCGCCGGGCGAACGGGTGCTGGCGTGGGCGCGGTCGGTGCTGGCGGCTTATGACGGCTTACACGCCGAAGCGGCAGCGTGTCGCGGCAACCTCATCGGCACACTGCGGCTTGGGGTCGTGCCGCTGTCGAGTTTCGATCCGTTACCGCTGATGCAACGCTTGCACGCCGCGCATCCGAATCTGCGCTTCGACCTTTCGGCGCTGAGTTCCGAACAGATCCTTGAGCATCTGGCAAACAACCGCATCGACCTCGGTGTGTCCTATCTGGATCGTCTGGATCAAGAGCGGTTCGAATCCCTGGCCTTCAGCGAAACCCGCATGGGCCTGCTCTACGATCAGCGCTCCTTCACCTTCGGCGAGGCGCCGTTGAGCTGGCAATCGCTGATCGAGCTGCCGTTGGGCATGCTCACCAGCGGCATGCATTTTCGCCAATCCATCGACCATAACTTCCACAGTCGTGGCCTGACCCCGCAGCCATTGCTGCAAACCGATGCCGTCCATCAATTGTTACAAGCCGTGCATGGGGGCTTTTGCTGCGCGATCATGCCGCTGGACGGCGGACTGGAAAAACTTACCGATCATCTGCGCCTGCAACCCATCGAAAACGCGCAAACCCTTGCGCCACTGGGGCTGATCATGCGTCGCAGCGCCCCGCGTTCGGCGCTGGCCGAAGCCTGTTTCGCGCTGTATCAGGAATCACCAATCGGCCCTTGA
- a CDS encoding ATP-dependent DNA helicase RecQ yields MHNTLEQVFGYPQFRPGQETAISAVLAGRSAAAIFPTGSGKSLCYQLSALMLPNLTLVVSPLLALMQDQLAFLQRHGISAGSIDSAQSRDDANDVMARARSGELKILMISVERLKNERFRNFLQQVPISLLVVDEAHCISEWGHNFRPDYLKLPDYQRQFNIPQALLLTATATPQVIADMQAKFAIAAEDVVTTGFYRPNLNLLVEPVRGQDKRRRLVEWMAERPGQPSIVYVTLQKTAEHIAEHLQRNGIQAEAYHAGLPHDKREGIQKRFMAGQSNCIVATIAFGMGIDKSDIRNVVHFDLPKSIENYSQEIGRAGRDGKPSDCLVLANRDSLNVLENFVYGDTPERAGIGYVLDELKASVPEGQWEFLLGPLADQSNIRALPLKTLLVQLELRGLIAPRYAYYAEYRFKYLLEPEALLERFEGERRDFVAAIIQTSSRARTWATVSFEAMYTQYSAERNRVVKALDYFQEKGWVELESKQMTEVYSLLHSDFDSDVLSGELHDYFTRHEQTEVARIHAMLEVFATERCLGYRLAEYFGDHDAPERCGHCSVCHGQIARLPAPPELPALVDKSFAALCGDFIHRHEQHTGSVPTAERLTRFLCGISVPLFTKLKARAISGYATLEEYPYAEVRGWAQEHL; encoded by the coding sequence ATGCACAACACCCTGGAACAGGTTTTTGGTTATCCACAGTTTCGCCCCGGACAAGAAACTGCGATCAGTGCGGTACTGGCCGGGCGCTCGGCAGCCGCGATTTTTCCCACCGGTTCCGGCAAGTCCCTCTGCTATCAACTATCGGCGCTGATGCTGCCGAACCTGACGCTGGTGGTCTCGCCGTTATTGGCGTTGATGCAGGATCAATTGGCCTTTCTGCAACGCCACGGCATTTCGGCCGGCAGCATCGATTCGGCGCAGAGCCGCGATGATGCCAATGACGTGATGGCCCGCGCCCGTTCGGGTGAATTAAAGATTCTGATGATCTCGGTGGAGCGTTTGAAGAACGAACGCTTCCGCAATTTCTTGCAGCAGGTGCCGATCTCGTTGCTGGTGGTGGATGAGGCGCACTGCATCTCGGAATGGGGCCACAATTTCCGCCCCGACTACCTCAAGTTGCCGGACTACCAGCGTCAGTTCAACATCCCGCAGGCCTTGCTGCTGACGGCCACGGCGACCCCGCAAGTCATTGCCGACATGCAGGCGAAATTCGCCATCGCCGCCGAAGATGTGGTAACGACCGGTTTCTATCGCCCCAACCTCAATCTGCTGGTGGAGCCGGTGCGCGGCCAGGACAAGCGTCGGCGGCTGGTGGAGTGGATGGCTGAACGGCCGGGTCAGCCGAGCATTGTCTACGTGACCTTGCAGAAAACCGCTGAACACATCGCCGAACATCTACAGCGCAACGGCATTCAGGCTGAGGCCTATCACGCCGGTTTGCCCCACGATAAACGCGAGGGCATCCAGAAGCGTTTCATGGCAGGGCAGTCCAATTGCATCGTTGCGACCATCGCCTTCGGCATGGGCATCGACAAGAGCGATATCCGCAATGTAGTGCACTTCGATCTGCCCAAATCCATCGAAAACTACAGTCAGGAAATCGGCCGTGCGGGGCGTGATGGAAAGCCGTCGGACTGCCTGGTGCTGGCCAACCGCGACAGCCTCAACGTGCTGGAAAACTTCGTCTACGGTGACACGCCGGAACGTGCCGGCATTGGTTATGTACTCGACGAGTTGAAGGCCTCGGTACCGGAAGGGCAATGGGAGTTTCTGCTCGGCCCGCTGGCGGATCAGAGCAACATTCGTGCGTTACCGCTGAAGACCTTGCTGGTGCAATTGGAACTGCGGGGATTGATCGCACCGCGCTATGCGTATTACGCCGAATACCGCTTCAAGTATTTGCTCGAGCCCGAGGCATTGCTCGAGCGCTTCGAGGGTGAGCGCAGGGATTTCGTTGCGGCGATCATTCAGACGTCGAGCCGCGCGCGTACCTGGGCCACGGTGAGTTTCGAGGCGATGTACACGCAATATTCGGCTGAGCGCAATCGGGTGGTGAAGGCGCTGGATTATTTTCAGGAGAAGGGCTGGGTCGAGCTTGAAAGCAAACAGATGACCGAGGTCTACAGTTTGCTGCACAGCGACTTTGACAGTGATGTGTTGAGTGGCGAGTTGCACGACTACTTCACTCGGCACGAGCAAACCGAAGTCGCGCGTATTCACGCGATGCTTGAAGTGTTCGCCACCGAACGCTGCCTGGGTTATCGACTGGCGGAGTATTTCGGCGATCACGATGCACCAGAGCGTTGTGGGCATTGTTCGGTGTGTCACGGACAGATCGCTCGTTTGCCTGCACCTCCGGAACTACCGGCGCTTGTGGATAAAAGCTTCGCGGCGCTGTGCGGTGATTTTATCCACAGGCATGAACAGCACACGGGCAGCGTGCCGACGGCGGAGCGACTGACGCGGTTTCTGTGCGGGATCAGTGTGCCGCTGTTCACCAAGCTCAAGGCGCGAGCGATTTCCGGGTATGCGACGTTGGAGGAGTATCCGTATGCCGAGGTGCGTGGATGGGCCCAGGAACATCTCTGA
- the fdhD gene encoding formate dehydrogenase accessory sulfurtransferase FdhD produces MNAKRPACAAPALETPAPAASQTYSYSDLPREESASTALAEEVALAIAYNGISQAVMLVTPTDLEDFIVGFSLGSGIIEDASDIYDLQLSGAGSAQYAQVTIANRAFWNLKTQRRQLAGTSGCGLCGVEAVEQALPDLKVLPGAPLPPIEWLDGLRQRIGAFQPLGQHCGAVHAAVFMNASGELLLGREDIGRHNALDKLIGGLIRQKISTDGGLAIVTSRCSLELIQKVLRAGIQTLVSLSAPTGLAVQWARRHNLNLIHLPQKNAPRVYSPAMENQA; encoded by the coding sequence ATGAACGCCAAGCGCCCAGCCTGCGCGGCGCCTGCACTCGAAACGCCCGCGCCCGCCGCCAGCCAGACCTACAGCTACAGCGATCTACCCCGTGAGGAATCGGCCAGCACCGCGCTGGCCGAGGAAGTCGCATTGGCGATCGCCTACAACGGCATCAGTCAGGCAGTCATGCTGGTGACGCCGACTGACCTTGAAGACTTCATCGTCGGCTTCAGCCTGGGCAGCGGCATCATCGAGGACGCCAGCGACATTTATGACCTGCAACTGAGCGGTGCAGGTTCGGCGCAATACGCACAAGTGACCATCGCCAATCGCGCTTTCTGGAATCTCAAGACCCAGCGTCGGCAACTGGCCGGCACCAGCGGTTGCGGCCTTTGCGGCGTCGAAGCCGTGGAACAGGCGTTGCCGGACCTCAAGGTATTGCCCGGTGCGCCATTGCCACCGATTGAATGGCTCGACGGTCTGCGCCAGCGCATCGGCGCGTTCCAGCCACTCGGTCAGCATTGCGGTGCGGTGCATGCGGCGGTGTTCATGAATGCCAGCGGTGAATTGCTGCTGGGGCGCGAAGACATCGGCCGGCACAACGCGCTCGACAAACTGATCGGCGGGCTGATCCGCCAGAAGATATCCACAGACGGCGGCCTGGCGATTGTCACCAGTCGTTGCAGTCTCGAATTGATCCAGAAAGTCTTGCGCGCCGGCATCCAGACCCTGGTCAGCCTGTCCGCACCGACGGGTCTTGCCGTGCAATGGGCACGGCGCCACAACCTCAATCTCATCCACCTGCCGCAGAAAAATGCGCCGCGGGTGTATAGCCCCGCGATGGAGAATCAAGCGTGA
- a CDS encoding glycine zipper domain-containing protein, translated as MKFSSILLLSLGLVSGFASAGGTTEAGVGGALGGVLGSVVGQSLGGSTGSTIGAALGGAGGSAVGANKHSRGEAAIGGALGAAGGNVVGRSMGGTTGSLIGAAAGGGAGGALGNYMGNKSNEDDRRYDRGRDDRRYYRDDHRGRGHAYGHRKHHKYYRHH; from the coding sequence ATGAAGTTCTCCTCGATTCTCTTGTTGTCCCTTGGCCTGGTCAGTGGTTTCGCTTCTGCTGGCGGCACCACCGAAGCAGGTGTGGGCGGCGCATTGGGCGGGGTTCTTGGCTCGGTCGTCGGTCAGTCTTTAGGCGGCAGCACAGGTTCAACCATTGGCGCAGCCCTGGGCGGCGCGGGTGGTAGCGCAGTTGGCGCCAACAAACACAGCCGTGGCGAAGCGGCCATTGGCGGTGCACTGGGCGCAGCCGGCGGTAACGTGGTCGGCCGCAGCATGGGCGGCACCACCGGCAGCCTGATCGGCGCCGCAGCAGGTGGCGGCGCCGGTGGTGCGCTGGGCAACTACATGGGTAACAAGAGCAATGAAGACGACCGTCGTTATGATCGCGGTCGTGATGATCGTCGCTACTACCGCGACGACCACCGTGGTCGCGGTCATGCCTACGGCCATCGCAAGCATCACAAGTACTATCGCCATCACTGA
- a CDS encoding 3-hydroxyacyl-CoA dehydrogenase has protein sequence MSQTFDIQQAAVIGAGTMGRGIVMCLANAGVTVQWVDNNPQMLEQALATVADTYAHNVRQGRIDQTEADARLARVSAAPDYAAIRNVDLVIEAVYENLELKQKIFRELDGLLKPEALLASNTSALDIDAIAAATQRPEQVLGLHFFSPAHIMKLLEIVRGARTSPAVLQAALALGKRMGKVSVVSGNCHGFIGNRMLHPYVLEARKMLLEGAYPQQVDAALQGFGFAMGPFRMYDVVGIDLEWRARELAGKGQDAPEVQVDNRLCEMGRFGQKSGNGYYHYEPGSRQAEHDPEVDALVLRVSEDLGFQRREIGPEEILERCLLALVNEGAKILQEGIAESAHDIDLVYLNGYGFPADKGGPMAWADQQGLVDIHQRLLALETRQGDQWKPARLIGELAAQGKVFADR, from the coding sequence ATGAGCCAGACATTCGATATTCAGCAGGCGGCGGTGATCGGTGCGGGCACCATGGGGCGCGGTATTGTCATGTGCCTGGCCAATGCCGGCGTGACGGTGCAATGGGTGGATAACAATCCACAGATGCTGGAGCAGGCGCTCGCGACCGTGGCCGATACGTATGCACACAACGTACGTCAGGGGCGCATCGATCAGACCGAGGCCGATGCGCGTCTTGCCCGGGTCAGCGCCGCGCCGGATTACGCGGCGATCCGCAATGTCGATCTGGTGATCGAGGCGGTGTACGAAAACCTTGAACTCAAGCAGAAAATCTTCCGTGAGCTGGATGGCTTGCTCAAGCCTGAAGCGTTGTTGGCGAGCAACACCTCGGCGCTGGATATCGATGCAATCGCGGCGGCTACCCAGCGGCCTGAGCAAGTGCTGGGTCTGCATTTCTTCAGCCCGGCGCACATCATGAAGCTGCTCGAAATCGTTCGTGGTGCGCGGACTTCGCCAGCGGTATTACAAGCTGCTTTGGCGCTGGGCAAGCGCATGGGCAAGGTCAGTGTGGTGTCGGGCAACTGCCACGGTTTTATCGGTAATCGCATGTTGCATCCGTATGTACTGGAGGCGCGCAAGATGCTGCTCGAAGGCGCTTATCCACAGCAGGTCGATGCGGCACTGCAGGGTTTCGGTTTTGCCATGGGGCCGTTTCGCATGTACGACGTGGTCGGCATCGATCTGGAGTGGCGTGCGCGTGAGCTGGCGGGCAAGGGTCAGGATGCGCCGGAGGTCCAAGTGGATAACCGTTTGTGCGAGATGGGCAGGTTTGGTCAGAAATCCGGCAATGGTTATTACCACTATGAGCCGGGCAGTCGTCAGGCTGAACATGATCCTGAGGTCGATGCGTTGGTATTGCGGGTCAGTGAGGATCTGGGCTTCCAGCGTCGCGAGATTGGCCCGGAAGAAATTCTCGAGCGTTGTCTGCTGGCGCTGGTCAATGAAGGCGCGAAAATTCTGCAGGAAGGCATTGCCGAGTCGGCCCATGACATCGATCTGGTGTATCTGAACGGCTATGGCTTCCCGGCGGACAAGGGCGGGCCAATGGCGTGGGCGGATCAGCAAGGGCTGGTCGATATTCATCAGCGCTTGTTGGCGCTGGAGACGCGGCAGGGCGATCAGTGGAAACCGGCGCGGTTGATCGGTGAGCTGGCAGCGCAGGGCAAGGTGTTTGCTGACCGTTGA
- a CDS encoding thioesterase family protein encodes MNQRPDYPHFQPITTRWHDNDAYGHVNNVTYYSFFDTAVNTYLIQVGGLDIHDGEVVGFVVSSACDYFASIAFPDLIEIGLRVGKLGNSSVQYELAVFKVGESEACAAGRFVHVFVDRATNQPVPIPGELRQALERLVV; translated from the coding sequence ATGAATCAACGCCCCGACTACCCGCACTTCCAGCCCATCACTACACGCTGGCACGACAACGACGCCTACGGTCACGTCAACAACGTCACCTATTACAGCTTCTTCGACACGGCCGTGAATACTTACCTGATTCAGGTGGGCGGTCTGGATATCCATGACGGCGAAGTGGTGGGATTCGTGGTCAGTTCGGCGTGCGATTACTTTGCCTCGATCGCATTCCCGGACTTGATCGAGATCGGCCTGCGAGTCGGCAAGTTGGGCAACAGTTCGGTGCAATACGAACTGGCGGTGTTCAAGGTCGGTGAAAGCGAAGCGTGTGCGGCCGGGCGGTTCGTTCATGTCTTCGTGGACAGGGCGACTAATCAGCCGGTGCCGATTCCCGGCGAATTGCGCCAGGCGCTGGAGCGGTTGGTGGTCTGA